In the Drosophila takahashii strain IR98-3 E-12201 chromosome 3R, DtakHiC1v2, whole genome shotgun sequence genome, one interval contains:
- the scrib gene encoding protein lap4 isoform X6 → MFKCIPIFKGCNRQVEFVDKRHCSLPQVPEEILRYSRTLEELFLDANHIRDLPKNFFRLHRLRKLGLSDNEIGRLPPDIQNFENLVELDVSRNDIPDIPDDIKHLQSLQVADFSSNPIPKLPSGFSQLKNLTVLGLNDMSLTTLPADFGSLTQLESLELRENLLKYLPETISQLTKLKRLDLGDNEIEDLPPYLGYLPGLHELWLDHNQLQRLPPELGLLTKLTYLDVSENRLEELPNEISGLVSLTDLDLAQNLLEALPDGIAKLSRLTILKLDQNRLQRLNDTLGNCENMQELILTENFLSELPASIGQMTKLSNLNVDRNALEYLPLEIGQCANLGVLSLRDNKLKKLPPELGNCTVLHVLDVSGNQLLYLPYSLVNLQLKAVWLSENQSQPLLTFQPDTDAETGEQVLSCYLLPQQEYQPITPARDLESDSEPFEEREPSRTVVKFSEEASQEKDTPFVRQNTPHPKDLKAKAQKLKVERSRNEEHANLVALPEENGTKVAETPTETRTIANNHQQQAQPVQQPIVGVNSKQPVGVVTPTATTVAPPAAIQGGPEGSSTTANNVKVATAAVVAELAATVGGGTTDETQDDDEQEDEFESDRRVGFQVEGEDDDFYKRPPKLHRRDTPHHLKNKRVQHLTDKQASEILANALASQERNDSTPQHSLSGKVTSPIEEEEQLEVEQEQQQQQHPFDSSLSPIPAGKTEATTDSDNLDGVTELRLEQYEIHIERTAAGLGLSIAGGKGSTPFKGDDDGIFISRVTEQGPADLAGLKVGDKVIKVNGIVVVDADHYQAVQVLKACGAVLVLVVQREVTRLIGHPVFSEDGSVSQISVETRPLVAEVVPPPAASISHEQRYIPAAIEIAPQQQPIQQVVAPAHSYSGNVFATPTPIVQPTAAAAVAPNGLILNGREAPLSYIQLHTTLIRDQIGQGLGFSIAGGKGSPPFKDDCDGIFISRLTEGGLAHRDGKIMVGDRVMAINGNDMTEAHHDAAVACLTEPQRFVRLVLQREYRGPLEPPTSPRSPAVLNSLSPSGYLANRPANFSRSVGEVEQPYKYNTLATTTPTSAPTPTVPASIGNNNNTLPSSKTNGFATAAAVAATAAPATGAATIDSATGQPVPAPRRTNSVPMGDGGDLGAASTTSGDSGEAQPSSLRPLTSDDFQAMIPAHFLSGGSQHQVHVARPNEVGVSAVTVNVNKPQPDLPMFPAAPTELGRVTETITKSTFTETVMTRITDNQLAEPLISEVTISTSRIH, encoded by the exons AATTTCTTCAGATTGCATCGCCTGAGAAAGCTGGGACTGAGTGACAATGAAATTGGCCGCCTGCCGCCGGATATacaaaactttgaaaatcTCGTCGAGCTAGATGTTTCACGCAATG ATATACCCGACATTCCCGACGATATCAAGCATCTGCAGAGCCTGCAGGTGGCCGATTTCAGTTCGAATCCGATACCCAAGCTGCCCTCGGGCTTCTCCCAGCTGAAGAACCTGACCGTCCTGGGCCTCAACGATATGTCGCTCACCACATTGCCAGCGGATTTTGGCAGCCTCACGCAATTGGAGTCACTGGAGCTGCGCGAGAATCTGCTCAAGTACCTGCCGGAGACAATAAGCCAGCTGACGAAGCTGAAGCGTCTGGATTTGGGCGACAACGAGATCGAGGATCTGCCGCCCTATCTGGGCTATCTGCCCGGTTTGCATGAGCTCTGGCTGGATCACAACCAACTGCAGCGACTTCCGCCTGAGCTGGGTCTGCTGACCAAACTGACCTACCTCGATGTGTCCGAGAATCGGCTGGAGGAGCTGCCCAACGAGATCAGCGGCCTGGTCAGTCTCACCGACCTGGATCTCGCCCAGAATCTTCTCGAGGCTCTGCCCGACGGCATTGCCAAGCTGAGCAGGCTGACCATCCTCAAGTTGGACCAGAATCGATTGCAGCGATTGAACGATACGCTCGGAAA CTGCGAGAACATGCAGGAGCTGATACTCACCGAGAACTTCCTCTCCGAGCTGCCCGCCTCCATTGGCCAGATGACCAAGCTAAGCAATCTGAACGTGGACCGCAATGCGCTGGAGTACCTGCCCCTGGAGATTGGCCAGTGTGCCAATCTCGGAGTGCTCAGTCTGCGGGACAACAAGCTGAAGAAGCTGCCGCCAGAGTTGGGCAACTGCACGGTGCTGCATGTGCTCGATGTGAGCGGGAATCAGTTGCTGTATCTACCCTATTCCCTGGTCAATCTGCAGCTGAAGGCCGTTTGGCTGTCGGAGAACCAGTCGCAGCCGCTGCTCACCTTTCAGCCGGACACGGATGCGGAGACGGGTGAGCAGGTGCTGTCCTGCTATCTGCTGCCCCAGCAGGAATACCAGCCAATTACCCCGG ccCGTGACCTGGAATCCGATTCGGAGCCGTTCGAGGAGCGCGAACCGTCGCGCACCGTGGTCAAGTTCTCGGAGGAGGCCAGCCAGGAGAAGGACACGCCCTTCGTGCGCCAGAATACGCCGCATCCCAAGGATCTCAAGGCCAAGGCGCAGAAACTGAAGGTAGAGCGCAGTCGGAACGAGGAGCACGCCAATCTGGTCGCGCTGCCGGAGGAG AACGGCACCAAAGTAGCCGAGACGCCAACCGAGACCCGAACCATTGCGAATAATCACCAACAACAGGCGCAGCCGGTTCAGCAACCAATCGTTGGTGTAAATTCCAAGCAGCCAGTGGGCGTAGTCACTCCAACCGCGACGACAGTCGCCCCACCAGCAGCCATACAGGGTGGCCCAGAgggcagcagcaccaccgccAACAATGTGAAGGTGGCTACTGCAGCTGTGGTCGCAGAACTAGCAGCCACTGTGGGTGGTGGGACCACCGATGAGACCCAGGATGATGACGAGCAGGAGGATGAGTTT GAATCCGATCGCCGTGTGGGCTTTCAGGTGGAGGGCGAGGATGATGACTTCTACAAAAGGCCACCGAAATTGCACAGAAG GGACACTCCGCATCATCTTAAGAACAAGCGTGTGCAGCATTTAACCGACAAGCAGGCCAGCGAGATCTTGGCCAATGCACTGGCCTCCCAAGAGCGTAATGATAGCACACCGCAGCACTCGTTATCCGGCAAAGTGACTTCGCcaatcgaggaggaggagcagctggaagttgagcaggagcagcagcagcaacaacacccTTTCGACTCGTCGCTCTCGCCGATTCCAGCTGGCAAAACAGAGGCTACCACCGATTCAG ACAATCTGGATGGCGTCACGGAGCTTCGCTTGGAGCAGTACGAAATCCACATCGAACGCACTGCAGCCGGATTGGGTTTAAGCATTGCCGGTGGCAAGGGTTCCACGCCCTTCAAGGGCGACGACGATGGCATCTTCATATCCCGCGTCACCGAACAGGGACCCGCCGATCTGGCTGGCCTAAAAGTGGGCGACAAGGTGATCAAGGTCAACGGGATTGTCGTCGTGGATGCGGATCACTATCAGGCGGTTCAGGTGCTGAAGGCCTGCGGTGCCGTGCTCGTTTTGGTGGTGCAGCGTGAGGTGACGCGTCTGATTGGACACCCCGTTTTCAGCGAGGATGGCAGTGTGTCGCAGATATCGGTGGAAACGCGACCACTGGTTGCGGAGGTGGTGCCCCCGCCAGCTGCATCTATTAGCCACGAGCAGCGTTACATCCCGGCAGCCATTGAAATTGCGCCCCAACAACAGCCGATTCAGCAGGTGGTGGCCCCCGCGCATAGCTATTCGGGCAACGTGTTTGCCACACCCACACCCATAGTTCAacccactgctgctgctgctgtcgcccCCAATGGATTGATACTGAATGGCAGG GAGGCTCCACTGAGCTACATCCAGCTGCACACGACGCTCATCCGCGATCAGATTGGCCAAGGACTGGGCTTCAGCATTGCGGGCGGCAAGGGTTCGCCGCCGTTCAAGGACGATTGCGATGGCATTTTCATATCGCGCCTCACCGAGGGCGGACTGGCGCATCGCGATGGCAAAATTATGGTGGGCGACCGGGTGATGGCG ATTAACGGCAACGATATGACGGAGGCGCATCATGATGCAGCCGTCGCCTGTTTGACGGAACCGCAGCGATTTGTGCGCTTGGTATTGCAGCGCGAGTACAGAGGTCCTCTCGAACCGCCCACGAGTCCACGCAGTCCGGCCGTGCTCAACTCGTTGAGCCCCTCCGGATATCTGGCCAACCGACCAG CTAACTTTAGCCGTTCGGTGGGGGAAGTTGAGCAGCCCTACAAGTACAACACCCTGGCTACGACCACGCCCACTTCCGCACCCACGCCCACTGTCCCAGCCAGCATAggcaacaataataacacGCTGCCCAGCAGCAAAACCAATGGATTTGCAacagctgctgctgtcgctgccACGGCTGCTCCTGCCACTGGTGCTGCCACGATAGACAGTGCCACGGGGCAACCTGTGCCGGCTCCCCGACGCACCAACTCGGTGCCAATGGGGGATGGAGGAGACCTTGGAGCGGCCTCCACCACCAGCGGTGATTCTGGCGAGGCTCAG CCCTCCTCGTTGCGACCGCTGACCAGCGATGATTTTCAGGCGATGATACCGGCACACTTCCTCAGCGGCGGCAGTCAGCATCAGGTGCATGTGGCCCGGCCCAACGAGGTGGGCGTGAGTGCCGTCACTGTGAATGTGAATAAGCCACAGCCGGATCTGCCCATGTTCCCGGCGGCGCCCACCGAACTTGGCCGCGTCACCGAGACGATCACCAAGTCGACGTTCACGGAGACGGTGATGACGCGCATCACCGACAATCAGTTGGCGGAACCCCTGATCAGTGAGGTGACTATCTCCACATCCCGCATACACTAA